One stretch of Equus przewalskii isolate Varuska chromosome 9, EquPr2, whole genome shotgun sequence DNA includes these proteins:
- the GAPDHS gene encoding glyceraldehyde-3-phosphate dehydrogenase, testis-specific isoform X1, producing MSKRDVILTNVTVVQLLRQPCPVIRAPPPPEPRIEAEREPKPEPKPVEEVVLPPAKKASLLQELTVGINGFGRIGRLVLRACMEKGVKVVAVNDPFIDPEYMVYMFKYDSTHGRYKGNVEFKNGRLVVDKQEITVFQCKQPREIPWRSVGSPFVVEATGAYLSLEETSSHIEAGAPRVVICAPSPDAPMFVMGVNEKDYNPGSMKIVSNASCTTNCLAPLAKVIHERFGIVEGLMTTVHSYTATQKTVDGPSRKAWRDGRGAHQNIIPASTGAAKAVGKVIPSLKGKLTGMAFRVPTPDVSVVDLTCRLAQPAPYSAIKEAIKAAAKGPLAGILAYTEDEVVSTDFLGDPHSSIFDANASIALNDNFVKLISWYDNEYGYSHRVVDLLRYMFSRDK from the exons ATGTCGAAACGGGACGTCATCCTAACCAATGTCACCGTTGTGCAGCTGCTGCGACAGCCGTGCCCTG tgATCAGAGCACCGCCCCCACCGGAGCCCAGAATTGAGGCAGAGCGGGAGCCCAAACCCGAGCCCAAGCCAGTCGAGGAAGTCGTGCTTCCTCCAGCCAAGAAGGCTTCTCTGCTTCAGGAGCTGACAGTCGGCATCAATGG ATTTGGACGCATCGGTCGCCTGGTGCTGCGTGCCTGCATGGAGAAGGGCGTTAAGGTGGTGGCAGTGAATGATCCGTTCATTGACCCAGAATACATG GTGTACATGTTTAAGTACGACTCCACCCACGGCCGATACAAGGGGAATGTGGAGTTCAAGAATGGACGGCTGGTCGTGGATAAGCAGGAGATCACTGTCTTCCAGTG caAGCAGCCCAGAGAAATTCCCTGGAGGTCTGTCGGGAGCCCTTTTGTGGTGGAGGCCACAGGCGCGTACCTGTCCCTAGAGGAAACTTCG AGCCACATCGAGGCAGGCGCCCCACGTGTGGTCATCTGCGCGCCCTCGCCAGATGCACCCATGTTCGTCATGGGGGTGAACGAAAAGGACTATAACCCTGGCTCCATGAAAATTGTCAG CAATGCCTCCTGCACCACCAACTGCCTGGCCCCCCTCGCCAAGGTCATCCATGAGCGATTTGGGATCGTGGAAGGGCTGATG ACTACAGTCCATTCCTACACTGCCACCCAGAAGACCGTGGATGGGCCATCAAGGAAGGCCTGGAGAGACGGACGGGGCGCCCACCAGAATATCATCCCAGCTTCCACAGGGGCTGCCAAGGCCGTGGGCAAAGTCATCCCAAGCCTCAAAGG GAAGCTGACAGGAATGGCATTCCGGGTGCCAACCCCAGACGTGTCTGTCGTGGACCTGACCTGCCGCCTAGCCCAGCCTGCCCCATACTCAGCCATCAAGGAGGCCATAAAAGCAGCAGCCAAGGGGCCCCTAGCTGGCATCCTTGCCTACACGGAGGATGAG GTCGTCTCCACGGACTTTCTCGGTGACCCCCACTCGTCCATCTTCGATGCTAACGCCAGCATCGCGCTCAACGACAACTTCGTGAAGCTCATTTCCTG GTACGACAACGAATATGGCTACAGTCACCGGGTGGTGGACCTCCTCCGCTACATGTTCAGCCGGGACAAGTGA
- the GAPDHS gene encoding glyceraldehyde-3-phosphate dehydrogenase, testis-specific isoform X3 — protein MEKGVKVVAVNDPFIDPEYMVYMFKYDSTHGRYKGNVEFKNGRLVVDKQEITVFQCKQPREIPWRSVGSPFVVEATGAYLSLEETSSHIEAGAPRVVICAPSPDAPMFVMGVNEKDYNPGSMKIVSNASCTTNCLAPLAKVIHERFGIVEGLMTTVHSYTATQKTVDGPSRKAWRDGRGAHQNIIPASTGAAKAVGKVIPSLKGKLTGMAFRVPTPDVSVVDLTCRLAQPAPYSAIKEAIKAAAKGPLAGILAYTEDEVVSTDFLGDPHSSIFDANASIALNDNFVKLISWYDNEYGYSHRVVDLLRYMFSRDK, from the exons ATGGAGAAGGGCGTTAAGGTGGTGGCAGTGAATGATCCGTTCATTGACCCAGAATACATG GTGTACATGTTTAAGTACGACTCCACCCACGGCCGATACAAGGGGAATGTGGAGTTCAAGAATGGACGGCTGGTCGTGGATAAGCAGGAGATCACTGTCTTCCAGTG caAGCAGCCCAGAGAAATTCCCTGGAGGTCTGTCGGGAGCCCTTTTGTGGTGGAGGCCACAGGCGCGTACCTGTCCCTAGAGGAAACTTCG AGCCACATCGAGGCAGGCGCCCCACGTGTGGTCATCTGCGCGCCCTCGCCAGATGCACCCATGTTCGTCATGGGGGTGAACGAAAAGGACTATAACCCTGGCTCCATGAAAATTGTCAG CAATGCCTCCTGCACCACCAACTGCCTGGCCCCCCTCGCCAAGGTCATCCATGAGCGATTTGGGATCGTGGAAGGGCTGATG ACTACAGTCCATTCCTACACTGCCACCCAGAAGACCGTGGATGGGCCATCAAGGAAGGCCTGGAGAGACGGACGGGGCGCCCACCAGAATATCATCCCAGCTTCCACAGGGGCTGCCAAGGCCGTGGGCAAAGTCATCCCAAGCCTCAAAGG GAAGCTGACAGGAATGGCATTCCGGGTGCCAACCCCAGACGTGTCTGTCGTGGACCTGACCTGCCGCCTAGCCCAGCCTGCCCCATACTCAGCCATCAAGGAGGCCATAAAAGCAGCAGCCAAGGGGCCCCTAGCTGGCATCCTTGCCTACACGGAGGATGAG GTCGTCTCCACGGACTTTCTCGGTGACCCCCACTCGTCCATCTTCGATGCTAACGCCAGCATCGCGCTCAACGACAACTTCGTGAAGCTCATTTCCTG GTACGACAACGAATATGGCTACAGTCACCGGGTGGTGGACCTCCTCCGCTACATGTTCAGCCGGGACAAGTGA
- the TMEM147 gene encoding BOS complex subunit TMEM147 isoform X1 → MTLFHFGNCFALAYFPYFITYKCSGLSEYNAFWKCVQAGVTYLFVQLCKMLFLATFFPTWEGGIYDFIGEFMKASVDVADLIGLNLVMSRNAGKGEYKIMVAALGWATAELIMSRCIPLWVGARGIEFDWKYIQMSIDSNISLVHYIVASAQVWMITRYDLYHTFRPAVLLLMFLSVYKAFVMETFVHICSLGSWTALLARAVVTGLLALSTLALYVAVVNVHS, encoded by the exons ATGACCCTATTCCACTTCGGGAACTGCTTCGCCCTGGCCTACTTTCCCTACTTCATCACCTACAAGTGCAGCGGCCT GTCCGAGTACAACGCCTTCTGGAAGTGCGTCCAGGCCGGGGTCACCTACCTCTTCGTGCAGCTGTGCAAG ATGCTGTTCCTGGCCACTTTCTTTCCCACCTGGGAAGGCGGCATCTATGACTTCATTGGG GAGTTCATGAAGGCCAGCGTGGACGTGGCAGACCTGATAGGCCTAAACCTTGTCATGTCCCGGAATGCCGGCAAGGGGGAGTACAAGATCATGGTtgctgccctgggctgggccaCCGCCGAGCTCATTATGTCCCG CTGCATCCCCCTCTGGGTTGGAGCCCGGGGCATTGAGTTTGACTGGAAATACATCCAGATGAGCATTGACTCCAACATCAGTCTG gtccATTACATCGTTGCGTCTGCCCAGGTCTGGATGATAACACGCTACGACCTGTACCACACTTTCCGGCCGGCAGTCCTCCTGCTCATGTTCCTTAGCGTCTACAAGGCCTTTGTCATGGA GACCTTCGTCCACATCTGTTCCCTGGGCAGCTGGACAGCACTGCTGGCCCGAGCGGTGGTGACAGGGCTGCTGGCCCTCAGCACCCTGGCCCTGTATGTTGCTGTTGTCAACGTGCACTCCTAG
- the TMEM147 gene encoding BOS complex subunit TMEM147 isoform X2, which translates to MLFLATFFPTWEGGIYDFIGEFMKASVDVADLIGLNLVMSRNAGKGEYKIMVAALGWATAELIMSRCIPLWVGARGIEFDWKYIQMSIDSNISLVHYIVASAQVWMITRYDLYHTFRPAVLLLMFLSVYKAFVMETFVHICSLGSWTALLARAVVTGLLALSTLALYVAVVNVHS; encoded by the exons ATGCTGTTCCTGGCCACTTTCTTTCCCACCTGGGAAGGCGGCATCTATGACTTCATTGGG GAGTTCATGAAGGCCAGCGTGGACGTGGCAGACCTGATAGGCCTAAACCTTGTCATGTCCCGGAATGCCGGCAAGGGGGAGTACAAGATCATGGTtgctgccctgggctgggccaCCGCCGAGCTCATTATGTCCCG CTGCATCCCCCTCTGGGTTGGAGCCCGGGGCATTGAGTTTGACTGGAAATACATCCAGATGAGCATTGACTCCAACATCAGTCTG gtccATTACATCGTTGCGTCTGCCCAGGTCTGGATGATAACACGCTACGACCTGTACCACACTTTCCGGCCGGCAGTCCTCCTGCTCATGTTCCTTAGCGTCTACAAGGCCTTTGTCATGGA GACCTTCGTCCACATCTGTTCCCTGGGCAGCTGGACAGCACTGCTGGCCCGAGCGGTGGTGACAGGGCTGCTGGCCCTCAGCACCCTGGCCCTGTATGTTGCTGTTGTCAACGTGCACTCCTAG
- the GAPDHS gene encoding glyceraldehyde-3-phosphate dehydrogenase, testis-specific isoform X2: protein MGAPLPWLHLPVIRAPPPPEPRIEAEREPKPEPKPVEEVVLPPAKKASLLQELTVGINGFGRIGRLVLRACMEKGVKVVAVNDPFIDPEYMVYMFKYDSTHGRYKGNVEFKNGRLVVDKQEITVFQCKQPREIPWRSVGSPFVVEATGAYLSLEETSSHIEAGAPRVVICAPSPDAPMFVMGVNEKDYNPGSMKIVSNASCTTNCLAPLAKVIHERFGIVEGLMTTVHSYTATQKTVDGPSRKAWRDGRGAHQNIIPASTGAAKAVGKVIPSLKGKLTGMAFRVPTPDVSVVDLTCRLAQPAPYSAIKEAIKAAAKGPLAGILAYTEDEVVSTDFLGDPHSSIFDANASIALNDNFVKLISWYDNEYGYSHRVVDLLRYMFSRDK from the exons ATGGGCGCTCCTCTGCCCTGGCTTCACCTGCCAG tgATCAGAGCACCGCCCCCACCGGAGCCCAGAATTGAGGCAGAGCGGGAGCCCAAACCCGAGCCCAAGCCAGTCGAGGAAGTCGTGCTTCCTCCAGCCAAGAAGGCTTCTCTGCTTCAGGAGCTGACAGTCGGCATCAATGG ATTTGGACGCATCGGTCGCCTGGTGCTGCGTGCCTGCATGGAGAAGGGCGTTAAGGTGGTGGCAGTGAATGATCCGTTCATTGACCCAGAATACATG GTGTACATGTTTAAGTACGACTCCACCCACGGCCGATACAAGGGGAATGTGGAGTTCAAGAATGGACGGCTGGTCGTGGATAAGCAGGAGATCACTGTCTTCCAGTG caAGCAGCCCAGAGAAATTCCCTGGAGGTCTGTCGGGAGCCCTTTTGTGGTGGAGGCCACAGGCGCGTACCTGTCCCTAGAGGAAACTTCG AGCCACATCGAGGCAGGCGCCCCACGTGTGGTCATCTGCGCGCCCTCGCCAGATGCACCCATGTTCGTCATGGGGGTGAACGAAAAGGACTATAACCCTGGCTCCATGAAAATTGTCAG CAATGCCTCCTGCACCACCAACTGCCTGGCCCCCCTCGCCAAGGTCATCCATGAGCGATTTGGGATCGTGGAAGGGCTGATG ACTACAGTCCATTCCTACACTGCCACCCAGAAGACCGTGGATGGGCCATCAAGGAAGGCCTGGAGAGACGGACGGGGCGCCCACCAGAATATCATCCCAGCTTCCACAGGGGCTGCCAAGGCCGTGGGCAAAGTCATCCCAAGCCTCAAAGG GAAGCTGACAGGAATGGCATTCCGGGTGCCAACCCCAGACGTGTCTGTCGTGGACCTGACCTGCCGCCTAGCCCAGCCTGCCCCATACTCAGCCATCAAGGAGGCCATAAAAGCAGCAGCCAAGGGGCCCCTAGCTGGCATCCTTGCCTACACGGAGGATGAG GTCGTCTCCACGGACTTTCTCGGTGACCCCCACTCGTCCATCTTCGATGCTAACGCCAGCATCGCGCTCAACGACAACTTCGTGAAGCTCATTTCCTG GTACGACAACGAATATGGCTACAGTCACCGGGTGGTGGACCTCCTCCGCTACATGTTCAGCCGGGACAAGTGA
- the SBSN gene encoding suprabasin: MRLASLVSSCSLLLLLGALPGWAANNDPFEKVIEGINRGLSNAEREVGKALEGINNGITQAGREVEKVFNGLSNMGSQAGKELDKGIQGLNHGLDKVAHGINNGVGQAGNEAEKFAHGANHAAGQVGKETDKVIQGAHHGVNQAGSEAGRFGQGVHHGVSEAWKEAEKFGQGVHHAAGQAGKEGEKIGQGVHHGVNQAGKEAEKLGHGVHHGVNEAWKEAEKFGQGVHHATGQAGKEGEKIGQGVHHGVNQAGKEAEKLGHGVHHGVNEAWKEAEKFGQGVHHAAGQAGKEGEKIGQGVHHGVNQAGKEAEKLGHGVHHGVNEAWKEAEKFGQGVHHAAGQVGKEGEKIGQGVHHGVNQAGKEAEKFGHGVHHGVNEAWKEAEKFGQGVHHAAGQAGKEGEKIGQGVHHGVNQAGKEAEKFGHGVHHGVNEAWKEAEKFGQGVHHAAGQAGKEGEKIGQGVHHGVNEAWKEAEKLGHGVHHGVNEAWKEAEKFGQGVHHDAGQAGKEGEKVVQGVHRGVNQAGKEAEKLSQGVHHAVEQAGKEADKVVQGVHNGVNQAGKEAEKFGQGVHHAAGQAGKEAEKLGQGVHHAAGQAGKEADRLQQNVHNGVNQAGKEANQLLNGGHHGGSTGQTGGAATTLASGASVNKPFINLSALWRSVANIIP, encoded by the exons ATGCGGCTTGCCAGTTTGGtcagctcctgctccctcctaCTGCTATTGGGGGCCTTGCCTGGATGGGCAGCCAATAATGATCCGTTTGAGAAGGTCATTGAAGGAATCAACCGAGGGCTGAGCAatgcagagagagaggtgggCAAGGCCCTGGAAGGCATCAATAATGGAATCACTCAAGCCGGAAGGGAAGTGGAGAAAGTTTTTAATGGACTTAGCAACATGGGGAGCCAGGCCGGCAAGGAGCTGGACAAGGGCATCCAGGGGCTCAACCACGGCTTGGACAAGGTAGCCCATGGGATCAACAATGGCGTCGGACAAGCAGGAAACGAAGCAGAGAAGTTTGCCCATGGGGCCAACCACGCTGCTGGACAGGttgggaaggagacagacaaagtGATTCAGGGGGCCCATCATGGGGTCAACCAGGCGGGAAGTGAGGCGGGGAGGTTTGGCCAGGGAGTTCACCATGGGGTCAGTGAGGCctggaaggaggctgagaagtttgGTCAAGGGGTCCATCATGCCGCTGGGCAGgctgggaaagagggagagaaaataggCCAAGGTGTCCATCATGGAGTTAAccaggctgggaaggaggctgagaagctTGGCCATGGAGTCCACCATGGAGTTAACGAGGCctggaaggaggctgagaagtttgGTCAGGGGgtccaccatgccactgggcaggctgggaaagagggagagaaaataggCCAAGGTGTCCATCATGGAGTTAACCAAGctgggaaggaggctgagaagctTGGCCATGGAGTCCACCATGGAGTTAACGAGGCctggaaggaggctgagaagtttgGTCAGGGGGTCCACCATGCCGCTGGGCAGgctgggaaagagggagagaaaataggCCAAGGTGTCCATCATGGAGTTAAccaggctgggaaggaggctgagaagctTGGCCATGGAGTCCACCATGGAGTTAACGAGGCctggaaggaggctgagaagtttgGTCAGGGGGTCCACCATGCCGCTGGGCAGgttgggaaagagggagagaaaataggCCAAGGTGTCCACCATGGAGTTAAccaggctgggaaggaggctgagaagtttgGCCATGGAGTCCACCATGGAGTTAACGAGGCctggaaggaggctgagaagtttgGTCAGGGGGTCCACCATGCCGCTGGGCAGgctgggaaagagggagagaaaataggCCAAGGTGTCCACCATGGAGTTAAccaggctgggaaggaggctgagaagtttgGCCATGGAGTCCACCATGGAGTTAACGAGGCctggaaggaggctgagaagtttgGTCAGGGGGTCCACCATGCCGCTGGGCAGgctgggaaagagggagagaaaataggCCAAGGTGTCCACCATGGAGTTAACGAGGCctggaaggaggctgagaagctTGGCCATGGAGTCCACCATGGAGTTAATGAGGCctggaaggaggctgagaagtttgGTCAGGGGGTCCACCATGACGCTGGGCAGgctgggaaagagggagagaaagtggtCCAGGGGGTCCATCGTGGAGTTAAccaggctgggaaggaggctgagaagctTAGTCAGGGGGTCCACCATGCCGTTGAACAGGCCGGAAAGGAAGCAGACAAAGTGGTCCAAGGGGTCCACAATGGGGTCAACCAGGccgggaaggaggcagagaaattTGGCCAAGGGGTTCACCACGCTGCTGGCCAGGCCGGAAAGGAAGCGGAGAAGCTTGGCCAAGGGGTCCACCACGCTGCTGGCCAGGCCGGAAAGGAGGCGGACAGGTTGCAGCAGAATGTTCATAATGGGGTCAACCAAGCCGGCAAGGAGGCCAACCAGCTGCTGAAT GGCGGTCATCACGGCGGTTCCACCGGCCAGACCGGAGGGGCCGCAACCACATTAGCATCTGGA GCCTCGGTCAACAAGCCCTTCATCAACCTTTCAGCTCTGTGGAGG